One genomic region from Epinephelus fuscoguttatus linkage group LG8, E.fuscoguttatus.final_Chr_v1 encodes:
- the efna1b gene encoding ephrin-A1b: MDLGYLVCLALSIGAWFACAERHSVYWNGSNPNFLWDEYTVNVRINDYLDIICPHYAHGEVPSHSAERYVLYMVEREDYEVCKPHSFDQLRWECSRPFAPHAPEKFSEKFQRFTPFTLGKEFRQGESYYYISKPMHHHGQECLRLRVDVVGHKGTGKPNQDKSKAEDTGKSPDGGKGKFPAAAGGVHNPSNRLPADDPAVMEPNVQRSIGSSGAQLVSLSLFFTTIPVLLGLMLH; encoded by the exons ATGGATTTGGGGTATCTGGTGTGTTTAGCGCTGAGCATCGGTGCTTGGTTCGCCTGTGCGGAGAGACACAGCGTCTACTGGAACGGCTCGAACCCAAA CTTCCTGTGGGACGAGTACACAGTGAACGTGCGCATCAACGACTATCTGGACATCATCTGCCCCCACTACGCTCACGGCGAGGTGCCATCGCATTCAGCCGAGCGCTACGTGCTGTACATGGTGGAGAGGGAAGACTACGAGGTGTGCAAGCCTCACTCCTTCGACCAGCTTCGTTGGGAGTGCTCGCGGCCATTCGCTCCCCATGCGCCTGAGAAATTCTCTGAGAAATTCCAGCGTTTTACTCCCTTCACCCTCGGCAAGGAGTTCAGACAAGGAGAGAGCTATTATTATATCT CCAAGCCAATGCATCACCACGGCCAGGAGTGTTTAAGGCTGAGAGTGGATGTTGTCGGGCATAAAGGAACTGGAAAGCCCAATCAAGATAAGTCCAAGGCGGAAGATACAGGAAAAAGCCCAGATGGAGGAAAAGGGAagtttcctgctgctgctggaggagttCACAACCCGTCTAACCGGCTCCCAGCAG aTGACCCTGCTGTGATGGAGCCAAATGTCCAGAGGAGCATCGGCAGCTCAGGAGCACAGCTGGTCTCCTTGTCGCTCTTCTTCACCACCATCCCAGTCCTATTAGGCCTGATGCTACACTAA